One genomic segment of Streptomyces liangshanensis includes these proteins:
- a CDS encoding GNAT family N-acetyltransferase — translation MEPLTLTTERLTLSIFTPDDTDAVLDACQDPEIQRWTTIPSPYARHHAEQFVGQLVPDGWRDDSAYAFAVRRGDDGPLMAAVSLHHPAAGSWEIGYWTAKEYRGHGYMTEAVKALTRFAFTTLGAIRLEWRAEVGNRGSRAVAEKSGFVVEGTLRAALLNKGTLRDCWVGAVLPSDVGLPSPYPYLPARA, via the coding sequence ATGGAGCCTCTCACCCTCACGACCGAGCGTCTGACGCTGAGCATCTTCACGCCGGACGACACGGACGCCGTCCTCGACGCCTGCCAGGACCCCGAGATCCAGCGCTGGACGACGATCCCCTCGCCGTACGCGCGCCACCACGCCGAACAGTTCGTCGGGCAGCTGGTCCCCGACGGATGGCGCGACGACAGCGCGTACGCCTTCGCCGTGCGGCGCGGCGACGACGGGCCGCTGATGGCCGCCGTCTCACTGCACCACCCCGCGGCCGGGTCCTGGGAGATCGGCTACTGGACGGCGAAGGAGTACCGGGGCCACGGCTACATGACGGAGGCCGTGAAGGCGCTGACCAGGTTCGCCTTCACGACACTGGGCGCGATACGGCTGGAGTGGCGCGCCGAGGTCGGCAACCGGGGGTCACGCGCGGTGGCCGAGAAGTCCGGTTTCGTGGTCGAGGGCACGCTACGGGCGGCCCTGCTCAACAAGGGCACGCTGCGTGACTGCTGGGTCGGCGCGGTGCTCCCGTCCGACGTCGGCCTGCCGAGCCCCTACCCGTACCTGCCCGCCCGGGCCTGA
- a CDS encoding winged helix-turn-helix domain-containing protein yields MTTVPPPAAELSADEARRIALRAQGFLGAPDRRGGVRGLLRHLGAVQLDTISVLARSHELIPYARLGAVGRRTVEDAYWTPPGTGAAPNPPHAFEYWSHAACILPIEEWPHFAFRRRAYRARPNWYHDLADGAYEAVIKQLRAEGPLTATELGGAKNGGPWWDWSEAKVAVERALMHGEVVCTGRRSWKRVYDLAERAVPGDLLHDDLDDTECLRRLVRLAGRSLGVGTRADLADYHRLKGEQVDAVIADSGLVPVTVEGWAKPAWADPEALASPPRGRHRTTLLSPFDSLIWERARTERIFGFTHRLEAYVPKPKRVYGYFAMPLLSGGRLLGRVDPAREGRTLVAKHVSLDTPKAVLPMAQALREAAEWVGCSDVRVERVDAPELRGPLAEALTAL; encoded by the coding sequence ATGACGACTGTGCCGCCGCCCGCCGCCGAGCTGTCCGCCGACGAGGCCCGCCGTATCGCGCTGCGCGCCCAGGGGTTCCTGGGCGCCCCGGACCGCCGGGGCGGGGTCCGGGGCCTGCTGCGCCACCTCGGGGCCGTCCAGCTGGACACGATCTCGGTGCTGGCGCGCTCGCACGAGCTGATCCCGTACGCGCGCCTGGGCGCGGTGGGCCGCAGGACCGTCGAGGACGCCTACTGGACGCCGCCCGGCACCGGCGCCGCGCCGAACCCGCCGCACGCCTTCGAGTACTGGTCGCACGCGGCGTGCATCCTGCCGATCGAGGAGTGGCCGCACTTCGCGTTCCGCCGCCGCGCCTACCGGGCCCGCCCGAACTGGTACCACGACCTGGCGGACGGCGCGTACGAAGCGGTGATCAAGCAGCTGCGCGCGGAGGGCCCCCTGACGGCGACGGAGCTGGGCGGCGCCAAGAACGGCGGCCCCTGGTGGGACTGGTCGGAGGCCAAGGTCGCTGTCGAGCGGGCGCTGATGCACGGCGAGGTGGTCTGCACGGGCCGCCGGAGCTGGAAGCGGGTGTACGACCTGGCGGAGCGCGCCGTCCCCGGCGACCTCCTCCACGACGACCTGGACGACACCGAGTGCCTTCGCCGGCTGGTCCGGCTCGCGGGCCGGTCGCTGGGCGTCGGCACCCGCGCCGACCTCGCGGACTACCACCGGCTCAAGGGCGAGCAGGTCGACGCCGTGATCGCGGACTCGGGCCTGGTCCCGGTGACCGTCGAGGGCTGGGCGAAGCCCGCGTGGGCCGATCCGGAGGCGCTGGCGAGCCCGCCGAGGGGCCGGCACCGTACGACCCTGCTGTCCCCGTTCGACTCCCTGATCTGGGAGCGGGCGCGCACCGAGCGGATCTTCGGCTTCACCCACCGCCTGGAGGCGTACGTCCCCAAGCCCAAGCGGGTGTACGGCTACTTCGCGATGCCGCTGCTGTCCGGCGGCCGGCTGCTCGGCCGCGTCGACCCGGCGCGCGAGGGCCGGACACTGGTCGCCAAGCACGTCTCCCTGGACACGCCCAAGGCCGTGCTGCCGATGGCGCAGGCGCTGCGCGAGGCGGCGGAGTGGGTCGGCTGCTCGGACGTACGGGTGGAGCGGGTCGACGCGCCCGAGCTGCGCGGGCCGCTGGCCGAGGCGCTCACGGCGCTCTGA
- the hpf gene encoding ribosome hibernation-promoting factor, HPF/YfiA family gives MDIVVKGRKTEVPERFRKHVAEKLKLERIQQLDGKVISLDVEVSKEHNPRQANTCDRVEITLHSRGPVIRAEAAAADAYAALDLATTKLEARLRKQHEKRHNRRGTGRLSAAEVVDVVPGVARLNANGATVADEVRAAVPTTRIGSLEVQGEGPLVVREKNHVAAPMSLDQALYEMELVGHDFYLFIDSDTKEPSVVYRRHAYDYGVIHLQTDPLAESRAGDAGGALGG, from the coding sequence GTGGACATCGTCGTCAAGGGCCGCAAAACAGAGGTGCCCGAGCGGTTCCGGAAGCACGTGGCCGAGAAGCTGAAGTTGGAGAGAATCCAGCAGCTCGACGGCAAGGTCATCAGCCTGGACGTCGAGGTCTCGAAGGAGCACAACCCGCGTCAGGCCAACACGTGCGACCGAGTGGAGATCACGCTCCACTCCCGCGGGCCCGTCATCAGGGCGGAGGCGGCGGCCGCGGACGCGTACGCGGCCCTGGACCTCGCCACCACGAAGCTGGAGGCGCGGCTGCGCAAGCAGCACGAGAAGCGGCACAACCGCCGCGGTACCGGGCGGCTTTCGGCGGCCGAGGTCGTCGACGTCGTTCCCGGGGTGGCCCGGTTGAACGCGAACGGCGCGACGGTCGCCGACGAGGTGCGTGCCGCCGTGCCCACCACCAGGATCGGATCGCTGGAGGTGCAGGGCGAAGGCCCCCTGGTGGTCCGGGAGAAGAACCACGTCGCGGCGCCGATGTCGCTCGACCAGGCGCTCTACGAGATGGAACTGGTGGGGCACGACTTCTATCTGTTCATCGACTCCGACACCAAGGAACCGAGCGTCGTCTACCGGCGCCACGCCTATGACTACGGTGTCATCCACCTGCAGACGGACCCGTTGGCCGAGTCGCGGGCCGGCGACGCCGGCGGCGCCCTCGGTGGCTGA
- a CDS encoding ComF family protein: protein MRGWWREITGLVLPVACGGCGSPRTPLCEDCRRALYGMWPCRVRPVPEPPGLPPVYAAAPYEDAVRAVLLAHKERGALGLVGPLGRALAGAVQAAVPPGTGVGPLLLVPVPSSRRAVGARGHDAMRRTALAAAAELRRAGRTARVLPVLRQRRAVADQAGLGAPQRLANLSGALEVAVGGARLLEGGRVVLVDDLMTTGASLVEAARALRATGGPGGPGYVQVRAAVVAAPPLSFEINRN, encoded by the coding sequence ATGCGGGGGTGGTGGCGGGAGATCACCGGCCTGGTGCTTCCGGTCGCCTGTGGCGGCTGCGGCAGCCCCAGGACTCCCCTGTGCGAGGACTGCCGCCGGGCGCTGTACGGGATGTGGCCGTGCCGGGTCCGGCCGGTGCCTGAGCCGCCCGGGTTGCCGCCGGTGTACGCGGCCGCGCCGTACGAGGACGCGGTACGGGCAGTGCTGCTGGCGCACAAGGAGCGCGGCGCGCTCGGGCTGGTGGGTCCGCTGGGCCGGGCGCTGGCCGGCGCCGTACAGGCCGCCGTGCCGCCGGGTACGGGGGTGGGGCCGCTGCTGCTCGTCCCGGTGCCGTCGTCCCGGCGGGCGGTCGGCGCGCGGGGGCACGACGCCATGCGGCGTACGGCGCTGGCCGCGGCGGCCGAGCTGCGGCGCGCGGGCCGGACCGCCCGGGTGCTGCCGGTGCTGCGGCAGCGGCGGGCGGTCGCCGACCAGGCGGGCCTGGGTGCCCCTCAGAGGCTGGCGAATCTCTCCGGAGCCCTGGAGGTCGCGGTGGGTGGTGCGCGGCTGCTGGAGGGCGGCCGAGTGGTGCTGGTGGACGATCTCATGACCACGGGCGCCTCGCTGGTCGAGGCGGCGCGGGCGCTGCGGGCGACGGGCGGGCCGGGTGGTCCTGGATATGTCCAGGTGAGGGCGGCGGTGGTGGCCGCCCCGCCGCTGTCGTTCGAAATAAACCGGAACTGA
- the mtrB gene encoding MtrAB system histidine kinase MtrB: MTGGSAAPKPGEPGVRAGRAAGPGRAFARLGRLVRDGRLLQDGSPGGPVLRLLVRWVRRPLLPAVRLWRRNIQLRVVAATLLMSLGVVLLLGFVVIGQMRNGLLEAKEKAAQSQAAGGFTVAKEIADAPSAPGKQGADGSGGVQGKNSVNWRTELVEQLASGGPGAFNVVALSADSQDDAVSTSRAPRASNGVDFTSIPADLREEVAKGTEPFQVYAQIRYTDATEARAPEPGLVIGKRLNDPDGKAYELYYLFPLTQEEQSLNLVKGTLATAGLFVIVLLGAIAWLVVRQVVTPVRMAAGIAERLSTGRLQERMKVTGEDDIARLGEAFNKMAQNLQLKIQQLEELSRMQRRFVSDVSHELRTPLTTVRMAADVIHDARADFDPVTARSAELLGDQLDRFESLLSDLLEISRFDAGAAALEAEPIDLREVVRRVIGGAVPLAEHKGTRIRVLGDGQPVVAEADARRVERVLRNLLVNAVEHGEGKDVIVRMAVAGGAVAVAVRDYGVGLKPGEATRVFNRFWRADPARARTTGGTGLGLSIAVEDARLHGGWLQAWGEPGGGSQFRLTLPRTADESLRGSPIPLEPEDSRRNRERAAAEQRTEQAQRLMSVPSQPRADRSALPVPPHLAAAPPSGTAVDPAALPGSGARVVARPAGERPADGDGNDPLSTASEREDTRGR, translated from the coding sequence ATGACCGGTGGCAGCGCTGCTCCGAAGCCCGGGGAGCCGGGAGTCCGTGCGGGGCGGGCTGCCGGGCCGGGGCGTGCGTTCGCGCGCCTGGGCCGGCTGGTCCGGGACGGCCGGCTGCTCCAGGACGGCTCGCCGGGCGGTCCGGTGCTGCGGTTGCTGGTGCGGTGGGTGCGGCGTCCGCTGCTGCCCGCCGTGCGGCTGTGGCGGCGCAACATCCAGCTGCGGGTCGTCGCGGCCACGCTGCTGATGTCGCTCGGGGTGGTGCTGCTGCTCGGGTTCGTCGTCATCGGGCAGATGCGCAACGGTCTGCTGGAGGCCAAGGAGAAGGCGGCGCAGAGCCAGGCCGCCGGTGGTTTCACGGTGGCCAAGGAGATCGCCGACGCGCCGTCGGCGCCGGGCAAGCAGGGGGCCGACGGTTCCGGCGGTGTCCAGGGGAAGAACTCGGTGAACTGGCGGACCGAGCTGGTCGAGCAGCTGGCCAGTGGTGGTCCGGGGGCGTTCAACGTGGTGGCGCTGAGCGCCGACTCGCAGGACGACGCCGTGTCCACCAGCCGCGCGCCCCGCGCGTCGAACGGGGTGGACTTCACCAGCATCCCCGCGGATCTGCGCGAGGAGGTCGCCAAGGGCACCGAGCCGTTCCAGGTGTACGCGCAGATCAGGTACACCGACGCCACGGAGGCGCGGGCGCCGGAGCCGGGGCTGGTGATCGGCAAGCGACTGAACGACCCGGACGGCAAGGCGTACGAGCTGTACTACCTCTTCCCGCTGACGCAGGAGGAGCAGTCGCTGAACCTGGTCAAGGGCACGCTCGCCACCGCGGGGCTCTTCGTGATCGTGCTGCTCGGGGCCATCGCGTGGCTGGTGGTGCGCCAGGTCGTGACGCCGGTGCGGATGGCCGCGGGGATCGCCGAGCGGCTCTCGACGGGCCGGCTCCAGGAGCGGATGAAGGTCACCGGCGAGGACGACATCGCCCGGCTCGGTGAGGCCTTCAACAAGATGGCGCAGAACCTCCAGCTCAAGATCCAGCAGTTGGAGGAGCTCTCCCGCATGCAGCGGCGCTTCGTCTCCGACGTGTCGCACGAGCTGCGCACGCCGCTGACGACCGTACGGATGGCCGCCGACGTCATCCACGACGCGCGGGCCGACTTCGATCCTGTGACGGCCCGGTCGGCGGAGCTGCTCGGGGACCAGCTGGACCGTTTCGAGTCGCTGCTCTCGGACCTGCTGGAGATCAGCCGCTTCGACGCGGGGGCGGCCGCGCTGGAGGCGGAGCCGATAGACCTGCGGGAAGTGGTACGCCGGGTGATCGGCGGGGCGGTGCCGCTGGCCGAGCACAAGGGCACCCGGATCCGGGTCCTCGGGGACGGGCAGCCCGTCGTGGCGGAGGCCGACGCCCGCCGGGTCGAGCGGGTGCTGCGGAATCTGCTGGTCAACGCCGTGGAGCACGGTGAGGGCAAGGACGTGATCGTGCGGATGGCGGTGGCCGGCGGCGCGGTCGCGGTCGCGGTGCGCGACTACGGGGTCGGGCTCAAGCCCGGCGAGGCGACGCGGGTGTTCAACCGGTTCTGGCGGGCCGACCCGGCCCGTGCCCGTACCACCGGCGGCACCGGGCTCGGGTTGTCGATCGCCGTCGAGGACGCGCGGTTGCACGGCGGCTGGTTGCAGGCCTGGGGCGAACCGGGGGGCGGGTCGCAGTTCCGGCTGACGCTGCCACGGACCGCGGACGAGTCGCTGCGCGGCTCGCCGATACCCCTGGAGCCCGAGGATTCCCGGCGCAACCGGGAGCGGGCCGCGGCCGAGCAGCGCACGGAGCAGGCGCAGCGGCTGATGAGTGTGCCGTCCCAGCCGCGCGCGGATCGTTCCGCGCTGCCCGTACCGCCCCACCTGGCGGCGGCGCCCCCGTCGGGGACGGCGGTCGATCCGGCGGCGCTGCCGGGCAGTGGGGCGCGGGTGGTGGCGCGGCCCGCGGGGGAGCGGCCCGCCGACGGTGACGGGAACGATCCACTGAGCACGGCTTCGGAGCGGGAGGACACACGTGGGCGCTGA
- a CDS encoding response regulator, translated as MADSFGPVHGTDHAGHRAGGPGSDADTDRGGSRKEPIRVLVVDDHALFRRGLEIVLAQEEDIQVVGEAGDGAEAVDKAADLLPDIVLMDVRMPKRGGIEACTSIKEVAPSAKIIMLTISDEEADLYDAIKAGATGYLLKEISTDEVATAIRAVADGQSQISPSMASKLLTEFKSMIQRSDERRLVPAPRLTERELEVLKLVATGMNNRDIAKELFISENTVKNHVRNILEKLQLHSRMEAVVYAMREKILEIR; from the coding sequence ATGGCGGACAGCTTCGGGCCGGTGCACGGCACGGACCACGCCGGCCACAGGGCCGGGGGTCCGGGGTCGGACGCCGACACGGACCGGGGCGGGTCCCGCAAGGAGCCGATCCGGGTCCTCGTGGTGGATGACCACGCACTCTTCCGCCGGGGCCTGGAGATCGTCCTCGCCCAGGAGGAGGACATCCAGGTCGTCGGTGAGGCGGGCGACGGCGCGGAGGCCGTCGACAAGGCCGCCGACCTGTTGCCGGACATCGTGCTGATGGACGTACGGATGCCCAAGCGCGGCGGGATCGAGGCCTGCACCTCCATCAAGGAGGTGGCACCGAGTGCCAAGATCATCATGCTGACGATCAGCGACGAGGAGGCCGACCTCTACGACGCGATCAAGGCGGGCGCGACCGGATATCTCCTCAAGGAGATCTCCACGGACGAGGTGGCCACCGCCATTCGCGCGGTCGCCGACGGGCAGTCGCAGATCAGTCCTTCCATGGCGTCCAAGCTGCTGACCGAGTTCAAATCGATGATTCAGCGCTCCGACGAACGCAGACTCGTTCCCGCGCCGCGCCTGACCGAACGGGAACTCGAAGTCCTCAAGCTCGTCGCCACCGGAATGAACAACCGCGATATCGCGAAGGAGTTGTTCATCTCCGAGAACACCGTGAAGAACCACGTCCGCAACATTCTGGAGAAGCTGCAACTGCACTCCAGGATGGAGGCCGTGGTCTACGCGATGCGGGAGAAGATCCTCGAGATCCGCTGA
- a CDS encoding LpqB family beta-propeller domain-containing protein, whose amino-acid sequence MGADRGRLGRGRAVRVPVVLGTAALLLAGCASIPDSGDVEPVKASPRGGESQVRVYAVPPRAKAAPDEIVDGFLEAMTSDDPDFAMARKYLTDQRSKAWRPEAGTTVLRDAPAAAAPKQPGGTDPSGMTFQLYGDQIADVDGTHQYEQVAPVSYTGTIHLVQQNVGSEGKEWRIDDLPQGLVLGESDFQRNYRSVNKYYFASGESWLVADPVYIRQRIDPTTRMDPVTQAVKALLDGPTNWLKPVVDSPFPTGTALQKGTRTLEFDDRNGLKVPLNGKAAEAGHDQCRKMAAQLLFTLRDLTSTPVGRVELLANGSSLCVLDGDQAEEFAPDHSAGRADTPYFVDREGRLSLLTSGGDGSPEQSRVRGPFGDGTVKLDSVAVARDERRAAAVTNGSKSLYVAPVTSAGELGQPLVTSQGVAAKDRLSAPSWDGHGDLWVADRDPAKPRLLRLADGAGTPEEVTVDGLGGARVEALRVSADGVRIALLLSKDGRTTLQIGRVERHGSGADTEVSVVELQATAPQMDTVTAVSWAGPSRLVVVGKEAGGVQQVRYIQTDGSTSAGSVLPGLNQVTAIAAADDEQQPLIADSGDAGIVRLPTGANWQTVVPTGSSPIYPG is encoded by the coding sequence GTGGGCGCTGACCGCGGCCGTCTGGGCCGGGGACGTGCGGTGAGGGTGCCCGTGGTGCTGGGGACCGCCGCCCTGCTGCTGGCGGGGTGTGCGTCGATCCCGGACAGCGGTGACGTGGAGCCGGTGAAGGCGTCCCCGCGCGGGGGCGAGTCGCAGGTGCGGGTGTACGCGGTGCCGCCGCGTGCGAAGGCGGCCCCCGACGAGATCGTGGACGGCTTCCTGGAGGCCATGACCAGTGACGATCCCGACTTCGCGATGGCCAGGAAGTACCTGACGGACCAGCGGTCCAAGGCGTGGCGGCCGGAGGCCGGGACGACGGTGCTGCGGGACGCGCCCGCGGCGGCGGCGCCCAAGCAGCCGGGTGGCACGGATCCGTCCGGGATGACGTTCCAGCTGTACGGCGACCAGATCGCCGACGTGGACGGGACGCACCAGTACGAGCAGGTCGCGCCGGTGTCGTACACGGGCACGATCCACCTGGTGCAGCAGAACGTCGGTTCCGAGGGCAAGGAGTGGCGGATCGACGACCTGCCGCAGGGGCTGGTGCTCGGGGAGTCGGACTTCCAGCGGAACTACCGTTCGGTGAACAAGTACTACTTCGCGTCGGGCGAGAGCTGGCTGGTGGCCGATCCGGTCTACATCCGTCAGCGAATAGACCCCACGACGCGGATGGACCCGGTCACGCAGGCGGTCAAGGCGCTGCTGGACGGGCCGACGAACTGGCTCAAGCCGGTGGTGGATTCGCCCTTCCCGACCGGTACGGCGTTGCAGAAGGGCACCCGGACGCTGGAGTTCGACGACCGGAACGGGCTGAAGGTGCCGCTGAACGGCAAGGCGGCCGAGGCGGGTCACGACCAGTGCCGGAAGATGGCGGCGCAACTGCTGTTCACGCTGCGGGACCTGACGTCCACACCGGTGGGGCGGGTCGAGTTGCTGGCGAACGGTTCCTCGCTCTGTGTCCTCGACGGGGACCAGGCGGAGGAGTTCGCCCCCGACCACAGCGCGGGCCGGGCCGACACCCCGTACTTCGTCGACCGGGAGGGGCGGCTGTCGCTGCTGACGTCGGGTGGTGACGGTTCTCCCGAACAGAGCCGGGTCAGGGGCCCGTTCGGTGACGGCACGGTGAAGCTCGACTCGGTCGCGGTGGCCAGGGACGAGCGGCGCGCGGCGGCGGTCACCAACGGTTCCAAGTCGCTGTACGTGGCGCCCGTGACGTCGGCGGGCGAGCTGGGGCAGCCGCTGGTGACCAGCCAGGGCGTCGCCGCCAAGGACCGGTTGTCGGCGCCGAGCTGGGACGGGCACGGCGATCTGTGGGTCGCGGACCGTGACCCGGCCAAGCCGCGTCTGCTGCGGTTGGCGGACGGGGCGGGGACCCCGGAGGAGGTCACCGTCGACGGGCTGGGCGGCGCGCGGGTGGAGGCGCTGCGGGTGTCGGCGGACGGGGTGCGGATCGCGCTGCTGCTGTCCAAGGACGGGCGGACCACTCTCCAGATCGGCCGGGTGGAGCGGCACGGCTCCGGGGCGGACACCGAGGTGTCCGTGGTGGAACTCCAGGCGACGGCCCCGCAGATGGACACGGTCACCGCGGTGTCCTGGGCGGGTCCCAGCCGTCTCGTGGTGGTCGGCAAGGAGGCCGGCGGGGTCCAGCAGGTGCGCTACATCCAGACCGACGGGTCGACGTCGGCGGGGAGCGTGCTGCCGGGCCTGAACCAGGTGACGGCGATCGCGGCGGCGGACGACGAGCAGCAGCCGCTGATCGCCGATTCCGGGGACGCCGGGATCGTACGGCTGCCGACGGGGGCGAACTGGCAGACGGTCGTGCCGACCGGTTCGTCGCCCATCTACCCGGGCTGA
- the secA gene encoding preprotein translocase subunit SecA produces MSVFNKLMRAGEGKILRKLHRIADQVNSIEEDFESLSDAELRALTDEYKERYSDGESLDDLLPEAFATVREAARRVLGQRPYDVQLMGGAALHLGYVAEMKTGEGKTLVGTLPAYLNALSGKGVHLITVNDYLAERDSELMGRVHKFLGLSVGCILANMTPAQRREQYACDITYGTNNEFGFDYLRDNMAWSQDELVQRGHNYAIVDEVDSILVDEARTPLIISGPADQATKWYGDFAKLVTRLAKGEAGNSLKGIEETGDYEVDEKKRTVAIHEPGVAKVEDWLGIDNLYESVNTPLVGYLNNAIKAKELFKKDKDYVVIDGEVMIVDEHTGRILAGRRYNEGMHQAIEAKEGVDIKDENQTLATITLQNFFRLYGKLSGMTGTAMTEAAEFHQIYKLGVVPIPTNRAMVRKDQSDLIYRTEVAKFAAVVDDIAEKHEKGQPILVGTTSVEKSEYLSQQLSKRGVQHEVLNAKQHDREATIVAQAGRKGAVTVATNMAGRGTDIKLGGNPDDLAEAELRQRGLDPVEHVEEWAAALPAALEKAEKAVQAEFEEVKELGGLYVLGTERHESRRIDNQLRGRSGRQGDPGESRFYLSLGDDLMRLFKAQMVERVMSMANVPDEVPIENKMVTRAIASAQSQVEQQNFETRKNVLKYDEVLNRQREVIYGERRRVLEGEDLHEQVRHFMDDTIDAYIQAETVEGFAEEWDLDRLWGAFKQLYPVKVTVDELEEAAGDRAGITAEFIGESIKDDIHDQYEDRENQLGSDIMRELERRVVLSVLDRKWREHLYEMDYLQEGIGLRAMAQKDPLVEYQREGFDMFNAMMEGIKEESVGYLFNLEVQVEQQVEEVPVQDAAERTSLSKDATVPATRPEIRAKGLDAPQRPDRLHFSAPTVDGEGGVVEGDFQNADGPTRSTSDGLTRAERRKAQKGGAQGGRRRKK; encoded by the coding sequence GTGTCCGTCTTCAACAAGCTCATGCGTGCAGGCGAAGGCAAGATCCTGCGCAAACTGCACCGCATCGCGGACCAGGTCAACTCCATCGAAGAGGACTTCGAGAGCCTCTCCGACGCCGAGTTGCGGGCGCTCACCGACGAGTACAAAGAACGCTACTCCGACGGCGAGAGCCTGGACGACCTGCTTCCCGAGGCCTTCGCGACCGTCCGCGAGGCGGCCAGGCGCGTTCTCGGCCAGCGTCCTTACGACGTCCAGCTGATGGGTGGCGCCGCGCTGCACCTCGGTTATGTCGCCGAGATGAAGACCGGTGAGGGCAAGACCCTCGTCGGCACCCTGCCCGCCTACCTGAACGCGCTGTCCGGCAAGGGCGTCCACCTGATCACGGTGAACGACTACCTGGCCGAGCGTGACTCGGAGCTGATGGGGCGCGTCCACAAGTTCCTCGGCCTGTCCGTCGGCTGCATCCTGGCGAACATGACGCCCGCGCAGCGCCGCGAGCAGTACGCGTGCGACATCACGTACGGCACGAACAACGAGTTCGGCTTCGACTACCTGCGCGACAACATGGCGTGGTCCCAGGACGAGCTGGTCCAGCGCGGTCACAACTACGCGATCGTCGACGAGGTCGACTCGATCCTCGTGGACGAGGCCCGTACGCCGCTGATCATCTCCGGCCCCGCCGACCAGGCCACCAAGTGGTACGGGGACTTCGCGAAGCTCGTCACGCGCCTCGCCAAGGGCGAGGCCGGCAACTCGCTCAAGGGCATCGAGGAGACCGGCGACTACGAGGTCGACGAGAAGAAGCGCACGGTCGCCATCCACGAGCCCGGTGTCGCGAAGGTCGAGGACTGGCTGGGCATCGACAACCTGTACGAGTCTGTGAACACCCCGCTCGTCGGTTACCTGAACAACGCGATCAAGGCCAAGGAACTCTTCAAGAAGGACAAGGACTACGTCGTCATCGATGGCGAAGTCATGATCGTCGACGAGCACACCGGCCGTATCCTCGCGGGCCGCCGCTACAACGAGGGCATGCACCAGGCGATCGAGGCGAAGGAAGGGGTGGACATCAAGGACGAGAACCAGACCCTGGCGACCATCACCCTCCAGAACTTCTTCCGCCTCTACGGCAAGCTCTCCGGCATGACCGGTACGGCCATGACCGAGGCCGCCGAGTTCCACCAGATCTACAAGCTGGGCGTCGTCCCGATCCCGACGAACCGGGCCATGGTCCGCAAGGACCAGTCCGACCTGATCTACCGCACCGAGGTCGCCAAGTTCGCGGCGGTCGTCGACGACATCGCGGAGAAGCACGAGAAGGGGCAGCCGATCCTGGTCGGCACGACCTCGGTCGAGAAGTCCGAGTACCTCTCGCAGCAGCTCAGCAAGCGCGGCGTGCAGCACGAGGTCCTCAACGCCAAGCAGCACGACCGGGAGGCGACGATCGTCGCCCAGGCCGGCCGCAAGGGCGCGGTGACGGTCGCCACGAACATGGCCGGCCGTGGTACGGACATCAAGCTCGGCGGCAACCCCGACGACCTCGCGGAGGCGGAGCTGCGCCAGCGCGGCCTGGACCCCGTCGAGCACGTCGAGGAGTGGGCCGCGGCCCTGCCCGCCGCGCTGGAGAAGGCCGAGAAGGCCGTGCAGGCGGAGTTCGAGGAGGTCAAGGAGCTCGGCGGGCTGTACGTGCTGGGCACCGAGCGGCACGAGTCGCGCCGTATCGACAACCAGCTGCGCGGTCGTTCCGGACGTCAGGGTGACCCGGGCGAGTCGCGGTTCTACCTGTCGCTGGGCGACGACCTGATGCGGCTGTTCAAGGCGCAGATGGTCGAGCGCGTCATGTCGATGGCGAACGTCCCCGACGAGGTGCCCATCGAGAACAAGATGGTGACGCGCGCGATCGCCTCGGCCCAGTCGCAGGTCGAGCAGCAGAACTTCGAGACCCGTAAGAACGTCCTGAAGTACGACGAGGTCCTGAACCGGCAGCGCGAGGTCATCTACGGCGAGCGCCGCCGCGTCCTGGAGGGCGAGGACCTGCACGAGCAGGTGCGGCACTTCATGGACGACACGATCGACGCGTACATCCAGGCGGAGACCGTCGAGGGCTTCGCCGAGGAATGGGACCTGGACCGGCTGTGGGGCGCCTTCAAGCAGCTCTACCCGGTGAAGGTCACCGTGGACGAGCTGGAGGAGGCGGCCGGGGACCGGGCGGGGATCACCGCCGAGTTCATCGGCGAGTCCATCAAGGACGACATCCACGACCAGTACGAGGACCGGGAGAACCAGCTCGGCTCCGACATCATGCGTGAGCTGGAGCGGCGCGTGGTGCTGTCGGTCCTGGACCGCAAGTGGCGTGAGCACCTCTACGAGATGGACTACCTCCAGGAGGGCATCGGCCTGCGGGCGATGGCCCAGAAGGACCCGCTGGTCGAGTACCAGCGCGAGGGCTTCGACATGTTCAACGCCATGATGGAGGGCATCAAGGAGGAGTCCGTCGGCTACCTGTTCAACCTGGAGGTCCAGGTCGAGCAGCAGGTCGAGGAGGTCCCGGTGCAGGACGCGGCGGAGCGTACGTCGCTCAGCAAGGACGCCACGGTGCCGGCGACGCGCCCCGAGATCCGCGCCAAGGGGCTGGACGCCCCGCAGCGGCCGGACCGGCTGCACTTCTCCGCCCCCACGGTGGACGGCGAGGGCGGTGTGGTCGAGGGCGACTTCCAGAACGCGGACGGGCCGACGCGCTCCACGTCGGACGGGCTGACGCGCGCGGAGCGCCGGAAGGCGCAGAAGGGTGGCGCGCAGGGCGGGCGCCGTCGCAAGAAGTAG